In the Chroococcidiopsis sp. SAG 2025 genome, one interval contains:
- a CDS encoding glycosyltransferase family 4 protein has product MKLLFISTSVGPLGTGLGGGVELSLYNIAQEMIKRGHTLQILAPQGSKLESSNLGIMPIVEIPGNLQVIAQNQERNAPITMPENSVLANMCEYARQVQNEYDLIVNFAYDWLPFYLTPFFKTPIAHFVSMGSIYAAMDEIVAQVEEQFPGTIGFYTPSQGATFSFVETSDRSIYYLSSGIDLSLYEFCSHPQNKLAWLARIAPEKGLEDAIAAAQIAKIPLKVMGKIQDEDYWQQICQTYPGTTFEYLGFLSTAKMQQELRQCRAMLMTPRWVEAFGNVAIEALACGVPVISYRRGGPAEIIQDGKTGFLVAPDSVDGLVEAIARLDEINRYTCRQQAEAEFSLEALGDRFEAWFRDILQL; this is encoded by the coding sequence TTGAAACTATTATTTATCTCTACTTCCGTGGGACCCCTCGGCACAGGATTGGGGGGTGGAGTAGAATTAAGCCTGTACAATATCGCTCAAGAAATGATAAAGCGGGGGCATACGCTGCAAATTCTTGCCCCCCAAGGGTCGAAACTTGAGTCGTCAAATCTTGGGATAATGCCTATTGTAGAAATTCCTGGTAATTTACAAGTTATTGCCCAGAACCAGGAAAGAAATGCACCCATTACTATGCCGGAAAATTCTGTCTTGGCGAATATGTGTGAATATGCAAGACAAGTACAGAATGAGTACGATTTAATTGTCAATTTTGCTTACGATTGGTTGCCATTTTATCTCACCCCATTTTTTAAAACTCCTATTGCCCATTTTGTGAGCATGGGTTCAATTTATGCTGCGATGGATGAAATTGTGGCACAAGTTGAAGAGCAATTTCCAGGGACGATTGGTTTCTACACTCCCTCCCAAGGAGCAACATTTTCTTTTGTAGAAACTAGTGATAGGTCTATATATTATCTTAGTAGTGGCATAGATTTATCCTTATATGAGTTCTGTTCTCATCCTCAAAACAAATTAGCTTGGTTAGCGAGGATTGCTCCTGAAAAAGGCTTAGAAGATGCGATCGCGGCAGCTCAAATTGCTAAAATTCCCTTAAAAGTCATGGGAAAAATCCAAGATGAAGATTATTGGCAGCAAATTTGTCAAACTTATCCTGGCACAACTTTTGAATATTTAGGATTTCTTTCGACAGCAAAAATGCAGCAAGAATTGCGTCAGTGTCGGGCAATGTTAATGACTCCTCGCTGGGTAGAAGCATTCGGCAACGTAGCGATTGAAGCTTTAGCTTGCGGCGTACCAGTCATATCATATCGCCGTGGAGGACCAGCAGAAATTATTCAAGATGGTAAGACGGGGTTTTTAGTCGCACCAGATAGCGTAGATGGATTGGTAGAGGCGATCGCGCGTTTGGATGAAATTAATCGCTATACCTGTCGTCAACAAGCCGAAGCTGAATTTTCTTTAGAGGCGTTAGGCGATCGGTTTGAGGCGTGGTTTAGGGATATTTTGCAGTTATAA
- a CDS encoding LD-carboxypeptidase, protein MPICQPPPPLKPGDLLKVIAPSGALREMAAFDKGIEIWRSRGYQVKVSPTIDDTFGYLAGTDASRRQQLLDAWQDPECRGILCARGGYGGMRILEDWTWMVGRGARLCAPTFLPKWLIGFSDITALLWSLSQVGISGVHAPVLTTLAGEPDWSRQRLFDWVEGRPLPPLQGTGWGGGVVTGVLLPANLTVATHLLGTSIQPNFDGVILALEDVTEAPYRIDRLLTQWRLSGAFTKVKGIALGRFSRCEPPANISSLTIEEVLRDRLSDLNLPIVSNLPFGHDGCNAALPVGIPATLDADKGQLSV, encoded by the coding sequence ATGCCTATTTGCCAACCGCCGCCACCACTCAAACCAGGAGATTTATTAAAAGTAATTGCCCCTAGTGGTGCTTTACGAGAAATGGCAGCATTTGACAAGGGGATTGAAATATGGCGATCGCGCGGTTATCAAGTTAAAGTTAGTCCTACAATCGACGATACTTTTGGATATTTAGCCGGAACCGATGCTAGCCGTCGCCAACAACTCCTCGATGCATGGCAAGATCCTGAATGTCGCGGTATCCTCTGCGCTAGGGGTGGCTACGGTGGGATGAGGATTTTGGAAGATTGGACGTGGATGGTTGGTAGGGGCGCACGGCTGTGCGCCCCTACATTCTTACCAAAATGGTTAATCGGTTTTTCCGACATTACTGCCTTACTCTGGAGTCTAAGCCAAGTCGGAATTTCAGGGGTTCATGCACCTGTATTGACGACGCTAGCTGGAGAACCAGATTGGTCTAGACAAAGATTGTTTGATTGGGTAGAAGGTCGTCCCCTACCTCCTCTCCAGGGTACGGGTTGGGGTGGCGGTGTGGTGACGGGTGTGTTGCTACCAGCAAATCTGACTGTTGCGACTCATCTCCTGGGTACGTCAATTCAACCGAATTTTGACGGTGTTATTCTTGCCTTAGAAGATGTTACCGAAGCACCGTATCGAATCGATCGCCTCTTAACACAATGGCGTTTGAGTGGTGCATTTACTAAGGTTAAAGGTATTGCTTTAGGACGTTTTAGTCGCTGCGAACCACCAGCTAATATTTCTAGTTTAACTATAGAAGAAGTATTGCGCGATCGCCTGAGCGATCTAAATCTTCCCATAGTTTCCAATCTACCTTTCGGTCACGATGGTTGCAACGCTGCATTACCTGTGGGTATCCCCGCAACTCTAGATGCAGATAAGGGTCAGTTGTCAGTATAG
- a CDS encoding IS701 family transposase: MLDTSNVFLTGVALEALSQWSSRLKAFQQKLGKHFARSEARLAAYDYIQALLSPVERKNGWQMAEQVGYSNPYRFQHLLGRAQWNADAVCAEIRKYAVEHLKSETDILAIDETGFLKQGEQSVGVQVQYYGTTGHLENCQVGVFMSYISDKGHTLIDRRLYLPRTWSEDQSKRKKGAVPKSITFATKPQLAQQMLESAFKDGIRPAWFVADEVYGNDGSLWWWLEKTAKQPYILTVSKKQPVVIGWQRYQAQELLPQPDSQLWQRLSCGAGSKGERYYDWAKVPVNCDRSDGFQRWLLFRRSLEHPEDPRVSYYQVFAKSDTTLETMVQIAGQRWRIEECFKFAKDQLGLGEYEVRSWHGWHRHITLVLAAQIFLTVLRHSCEPAIHSSTPPLPLVTTGSLTAFKAARGLLSD; this comes from the coding sequence ATGCTTGATACATCCAACGTGTTTTTAACAGGTGTTGCATTAGAAGCGCTCTCCCAATGGAGCAGTAGATTGAAAGCGTTTCAGCAAAAACTGGGAAAGCACTTCGCTCGTTCTGAAGCACGTCTTGCAGCGTATGACTATATCCAGGCACTACTAAGCCCAGTTGAGCGGAAGAATGGATGGCAAATGGCAGAACAGGTAGGGTATAGCAATCCCTATCGCTTCCAACATTTACTAGGACGGGCGCAGTGGAACGCGGACGCAGTGTGTGCAGAAATTAGAAAGTATGCAGTGGAGCATTTGAAGAGTGAAACAGATATTTTGGCAATTGATGAAACAGGTTTTCTGAAGCAAGGAGAGCAGTCAGTAGGCGTACAGGTGCAGTATTATGGCACAACTGGACATTTGGAGAATTGCCAGGTAGGTGTGTTCATGTCCTACATTAGCGACAAAGGACATACGTTGATCGATCGCCGTTTGTATCTACCGCGCACATGGAGTGAAGATCAAAGCAAACGTAAGAAGGGAGCAGTTCCAAAATCAATCACATTTGCGACTAAACCTCAACTAGCACAACAGATGTTGGAATCAGCTTTTAAAGACGGAATACGTCCCGCCTGGTTTGTTGCTGATGAGGTTTATGGCAACGATGGTTCATTGTGGTGGTGGCTGGAAAAGACTGCTAAACAACCGTATATACTCACGGTCAGCAAGAAGCAGCCTGTAGTTATTGGCTGGCAACGTTATCAAGCCCAAGAACTGTTACCTCAGCCGGACAGCCAGCTGTGGCAACGTCTTAGCTGTGGAGCTGGCAGTAAGGGAGAAAGATACTATGACTGGGCGAAAGTGCCAGTTAATTGTGACAGATCAGATGGTTTTCAACGTTGGTTATTGTTCCGCCGCTCTCTAGAACACCCTGAAGATCCTCGCGTCAGCTACTATCAAGTATTTGCTAAGAGCGATACTACCCTAGAAACGATGGTTCAAATCGCCGGGCAAAGGTGGCGGATTGAGGAGTGCTTTAAATTTGCTAAAGACCAGCTAGGTTTAGGAGAGTACGAAGTTCGTTCCTGGCATGGTTGGCATCGACACATCACCCTCGTCCTGGCTGCTCAAATATTTCTCACCGTCTTACGACACTCTTGTGAGCCTGCTATTCACTCCTCTACCCCCCCTTTACCTCTAGTAACAACTGGCAGTCTAACTGCGTTCAAAGCGGCACGAGGTTTATTGTCCGACTAA
- a CDS encoding molybdopterin oxidoreductase family protein, with the protein MVSTASEKSANEKSANEKSVVFGACPHDCPDTCAMLVTVENGRATKVEGNPDHPFTRGTLCGKVSDYLDRVYSSDRILYPMRRVGAKGSKQFERISWDDALDEIASRFQQIISEYGAEAIMPCSYLGHEGLLNGLTVGDAFFNRLGATISERTFCASCTSTAYMMTCGLTHGTDPDTFKHSKYIILWGCNALSTNVHLWSFIQEARKNGAKLVSIDPVRTRTANQSDWHIPLRPGTDGALALGMMHVIISENLVDAEYVEKYTLGYAELKERVAQYPPEKVAQITGIPGSDILTLAREYASNQPSVIRLGVALEKQAGGGQGVRAICCLPALVGAWRHLGGGLLQAPMWPFPIRWDVVHRPEFIQPGTRLINLWQLGAALTGEMSLDPPIQALFVYNCNPVTQSAEQDKIVAGLAREDLFTVVSEHFMTDTADYADILLPATTQVENLDLMFSWGHTYVTLNHPAIAPLGEAVPNTELFRRLAARMGFEEECFKLTDEQLAMEVLDWSAPVMQDMSMESLQQQGYGKLKVDLVPHAQGNFPTPSGKCEFLSTAKVDSNFVLPAFRQGYAEYQPGEPIDPLPTYTPQRESASSNPELAKRYPLNLLSAKPHQFINSCFANLPKHAKLQGEPRVIIHPDDAAKRSIVDGQVVKVFNDRGSFQVPAIVSDMTRSGVAIAPLGYWRKLSLANNTINAATSSAFADMGHAAAVGDALVEVIAL; encoded by the coding sequence ATGGTCAGTACTGCCAGTGAGAAGTCAGCCAATGAGAAGTCAGCCAATGAGAAGTCGGTAGTCTTTGGTGCTTGTCCCCATGATTGCCCCGATACTTGCGCGATGTTAGTTACCGTTGAAAACGGTCGCGCTACTAAGGTAGAAGGCAATCCAGACCATCCCTTTACCCGTGGTACGCTCTGCGGCAAAGTGAGCGATTATTTAGATCGAGTTTATAGTAGCGATCGCATTCTCTATCCGATGCGGCGTGTCGGCGCGAAAGGTAGCAAACAGTTCGAGCGCATTTCCTGGGATGATGCTTTAGATGAGATTGCTAGCCGCTTCCAGCAAATTATCAGCGAATATGGGGCTGAGGCAATTATGCCTTGCAGCTATCTCGGTCATGAAGGGCTGCTGAATGGCTTGACTGTAGGCGATGCTTTCTTCAATCGCCTGGGTGCAACGATTAGCGAACGTACCTTTTGCGCCTCCTGCACTAGTACCGCTTACATGATGACTTGCGGACTGACTCACGGTACTGACCCCGATACGTTCAAGCATTCTAAATACATCATTCTCTGGGGGTGCAACGCTCTCAGTACCAACGTACATTTATGGTCTTTTATCCAAGAGGCACGCAAAAACGGAGCAAAATTAGTTTCAATTGACCCAGTACGCACTCGCACTGCAAACCAGTCTGACTGGCATATTCCCTTACGTCCAGGCACGGACGGGGCGCTGGCTTTGGGAATGATGCACGTTATTATTAGCGAAAATCTAGTCGATGCCGAGTATGTGGAAAAGTATACGCTTGGCTATGCCGAACTGAAAGAGCGAGTCGCGCAGTATCCTCCAGAGAAAGTTGCCCAAATCACGGGTATTCCCGGGTCAGATATCTTGACACTAGCAAGAGAGTATGCATCTAACCAACCATCTGTAATTCGTCTGGGAGTGGCGCTAGAAAAACAGGCGGGTGGCGGTCAGGGAGTGAGAGCTATTTGCTGTTTGCCTGCCCTAGTCGGTGCGTGGCGACATTTGGGCGGCGGATTGCTGCAAGCTCCGATGTGGCCCTTCCCCATTCGTTGGGATGTGGTGCATCGTCCTGAATTTATTCAGCCTGGGACGCGATTAATTAACTTGTGGCAATTGGGAGCAGCACTGACGGGAGAAATGAGTCTCGACCCACCGATTCAGGCTCTATTTGTTTATAATTGCAATCCCGTCACGCAATCGGCGGAACAAGACAAGATTGTGGCTGGTTTGGCGCGAGAAGATTTATTTACGGTAGTCAGCGAACATTTTATGACTGATACTGCCGACTACGCCGATATTCTTCTACCTGCAACGACTCAAGTTGAAAATTTAGATTTGATGTTTTCCTGGGGTCATACTTATGTAACATTAAACCACCCCGCGATCGCGCCTTTGGGTGAAGCCGTGCCCAACACTGAATTATTCCGCCGTTTGGCTGCGCGGATGGGTTTTGAGGAAGAATGCTTCAAATTAACCGACGAACAACTGGCGATGGAAGTCCTCGACTGGTCAGCACCCGTCATGCAAGACATGAGTATGGAGTCGCTGCAACAGCAAGGGTATGGCAAGTTAAAGGTCGATCTCGTTCCTCATGCCCAAGGCAATTTTCCCACACCGTCAGGTAAATGCGAGTTTCTCTCTACCGCAAAAGTAGATAGCAACTTTGTCCTGCCAGCATTCCGTCAAGGATATGCAGAATATCAACCAGGAGAACCAATCGATCCCCTGCCTACCTACACGCCACAACGGGAATCAGCATCGAGTAACCCCGAACTAGCAAAGCGGTATCCTCTGAATCTCCTCTCGGCAAAACCCCACCAATTCATCAACTCTTGTTTTGCCAATTTACCCAAGCACGCAAAACTACAAGGCGAACCAAGAGTGATTATTCATCCCGATGATGCAGCTAAACGGAGTATAGTTGACGGTCAAGTGGTGAAGGTATTTAACGATCGCGGTTCTTTTCAAGTTCCTGCCATTGTCAGCGATATGACTCGTTCTGGGGTGGCGATCGCACCTTTAGGGTATTGGCGTAAACTCAGCCTTGCCAATAATACCATCAATGCTGCTACCTCGTCTGCGTTTGCAGATATGGGTCACGCCGCCGCTGTTGGTGATGCTTTAGTTGAGGTCATAGCACTCTAG
- a CDS encoding nucleoside hydrolase translates to MLHLHLKKLVSGLAIAAISATFCLPNSALASDRPIRVIFDHDGAFEDYYAILTLALASQQKSPPVKLIGITTMAHGESYCNNSEGYPELKRELLGDFSPEAGSIDGLTQKVLAIAQYRDAKIYSGCDESTTTIDVPNEADDFGKPVSGTEFTPVRVQLPFAGKPALEPCLFHQEFMSSPRDFVCWNEFNRTFRDETLRYILPQAQAALEQFQLREVDLIDPKKKAANYLATSICEAYKKDDPLTIATVGPVTNLARAYSYIEENPRKYGCPKKIKLADLSSVVSTIHMGGVLDENKADNFDANGNYRLNEPFPVWTEGNIYYQDGEHVFGSHHLPFPGTNFENIQTGEHKKAFNSLNNAEVNFWIDAPAVDKVLNSGIPADIVPLNATNFARLQGFAQRIPDNPSQCNTAPAQYIKNVQFANSPAPGVFVFDTLFFWDTLTVASLWNDFLNFEDFADLEITTLTNGDPSTVTGQLPEAELFRRDIGNLFALGRVKNPVRLSLLVKPAAGDPDFKTTIQDFVFGLVCTSE, encoded by the coding sequence ATGTTGCATTTACACCTAAAAAAACTCGTTTCTGGATTAGCGATCGCAGCTATTTCTGCTACTTTTTGCTTGCCAAATTCTGCCCTTGCTAGCGATCGTCCAATTCGAGTCATTTTCGATCACGATGGGGCATTTGAAGACTACTATGCCATTTTAACTTTAGCCCTTGCTTCTCAGCAGAAATCTCCGCCAGTCAAACTGATTGGAATCACCACGATGGCACACGGAGAATCTTATTGTAATAATTCTGAAGGTTATCCAGAATTAAAACGAGAGCTGCTAGGTGATTTTAGTCCTGAAGCAGGATCGATTGACGGACTGACACAAAAAGTTTTAGCGATCGCTCAATATCGCGATGCAAAAATATATTCTGGTTGTGATGAAAGTACGACAACTATCGACGTACCGAACGAAGCTGATGATTTTGGTAAACCCGTCTCTGGAACTGAGTTTACTCCAGTACGAGTTCAGTTACCATTTGCAGGTAAACCAGCTTTAGAACCTTGCCTATTCCATCAAGAATTCATGTCGTCTCCCCGCGATTTTGTCTGCTGGAACGAGTTTAATCGAACATTTCGCGATGAAACTTTAAGGTATATTCTGCCGCAAGCTCAAGCAGCTTTAGAGCAATTTCAATTACGAGAAGTCGATCTGATCGATCCGAAAAAGAAAGCGGCTAACTACTTGGCAACTTCTATCTGTGAAGCATATAAAAAAGACGATCCGCTGACAATTGCTACTGTTGGACCCGTTACTAACTTAGCGAGAGCCTATTCTTATATAGAAGAAAATCCTCGTAAGTACGGCTGTCCTAAGAAAATCAAACTTGCCGATTTAAGTTCCGTTGTTTCTACTATTCATATGGGGGGTGTTTTGGATGAAAATAAGGCTGATAATTTTGATGCTAATGGTAACTACCGTTTAAACGAACCATTCCCAGTTTGGACGGAAGGTAACATTTACTATCAAGATGGAGAACATGTTTTTGGCTCGCACCATTTACCATTTCCAGGGACGAATTTTGAAAATATTCAAACTGGCGAACACAAAAAAGCGTTCAATTCCCTGAATAATGCCGAAGTCAATTTTTGGATTGATGCGCCTGCGGTAGATAAAGTCCTCAATTCAGGAATTCCGGCGGATATCGTACCGTTAAATGCCACAAATTTCGCTCGCTTGCAGGGATTCGCCCAACGCATTCCAGATAATCCTTCTCAGTGTAATACTGCCCCCGCACAATATATCAAAAACGTGCAATTTGCTAATTCGCCTGCCCCTGGCGTGTTCGTTTTTGATACGTTATTTTTCTGGGATACTTTAACTGTAGCCAGTCTGTGGAATGATTTTCTAAATTTTGAAGATTTCGCCGATTTAGAAATAACAACATTGACGAACGGAGATCCGAGTACGGTAACGGGACAATTACCAGAAGCAGAACTTTTTCGACGGGATATTGGCAATCTTTTTGCCTTGGGAAGAGTTAAGAATCCCGTGCGGTTGAGTTTATTGGTGAAGCCTGCTGCTGGCGATCCTGATTTTAAGACGACGATTCAAGATTTTGTCTTTGGTTTGGTTTGTACTAGCGAATAG
- a CDS encoding queuosine precursor transporter yields MSKSYKHLDAIATLFVTVLLISNITSTKIVSLGWFTFDGGTLIFPLSYIFGDILTEVYGYSRSRKVIWLGFFCAFLMAVTFSLVGALPPAADWKYQEAYHQILGSTPRIVAASLIAYWIGEFSNSFILAKLKILTRGKWLWTRTIGSTLVGQVLDTAIFILIAFLGIVPSSIIWVLIASNYLFKCGIEILFTPMTYWITNWLKRQEQEDYYDTNTNFNPFRFSKLTSYTKPSE; encoded by the coding sequence ATGTCTAAATCTTATAAACATCTAGACGCGATCGCAACTTTATTTGTCACTGTTTTACTAATCTCAAATATTACCTCAACCAAAATCGTTAGCTTAGGATGGTTTACCTTTGATGGCGGAACGCTAATTTTTCCACTCAGTTATATTTTTGGCGATATCTTAACTGAAGTTTACGGATACTCTCGTTCTAGAAAGGTTATTTGGTTGGGGTTTTTCTGTGCTTTTTTAATGGCTGTAACTTTTAGTCTTGTTGGCGCGTTACCTCCAGCAGCAGATTGGAAATATCAAGAGGCGTATCATCAAATTTTAGGCTCTACTCCGAGAATTGTTGCTGCAAGTTTAATAGCTTACTGGATAGGAGAGTTTTCTAATTCTTTTATTTTGGCAAAACTGAAAATATTAACTCGCGGTAAGTGGCTGTGGACTCGCACGATTGGCTCAACTTTAGTAGGGCAAGTTTTGGATACGGCAATATTTATTCTAATTGCTTTTCTTGGAATTGTTCCCAGTAGTATAATATGGGTACTAATCGCATCCAATTATTTATTCAAATGCGGAATTGAGATTTTATTTACACCTATGACTTATTGGATTACTAATTGGTTAAAGCGTCAAGAACAAGAAGATTACTACGATACTAATACGAACTTTAATCCGTTTCGTTTTTCCAAACTTACATCTTACACCAAGCCCTCAGAATAG
- a CDS encoding alpha/beta fold hydrolase: MNQTQVPVDRYVKVGSINTRYWMMGRGNPIILLHGGQGSVEFWLYNIGTLAKSNCVYALDMVGSGRSDKPQAFYSLTYQAQFIKDFMDTLSIESATLIGSSMGGGAALQLALLFPQLVNKLVLVDSMGFGREIAFGIRLTTLPLLIRLLRPSRRLLAPMLKNNFYDPQSIPSEWIELRYPIFALPGRKPALMAMVKTNFHLLGVRSQVFRPILSQLATITAPTLVIWGKQDRIIPVAHAYIAAKTIPNARLHIFDRCGHHPHLESPEKFNNLVLEFLAFPSRQ; the protein is encoded by the coding sequence ATGAATCAGACGCAAGTACCAGTAGATCGATACGTTAAAGTTGGTTCTATTAATACTCGTTATTGGATGATGGGAAGAGGAAATCCCATTATTTTGTTACATGGGGGTCAAGGTTCGGTAGAGTTTTGGTTGTATAACATTGGTACTCTAGCAAAATCTAACTGCGTCTACGCACTCGATATGGTGGGTTCTGGACGTTCGGATAAGCCTCAAGCTTTCTATTCTCTCACCTACCAGGCTCAGTTTATTAAAGATTTCATGGATACCCTCAGTATTGAATCTGCGACTTTGATTGGCAGTTCTATGGGTGGTGGTGCAGCTTTACAGTTAGCTTTGCTATTTCCCCAACTAGTAAATAAATTGGTGTTGGTGGATAGTATGGGGTTTGGTAGGGAAATTGCTTTTGGTATTCGCTTGACAACTTTACCCTTACTTATTAGATTACTGCGTCCGTCGCGCCGCCTGCTGGCTCCGATGTTGAAAAATAATTTTTACGATCCGCAAAGCATTCCTTCCGAGTGGATAGAATTGCGCTATCCTATCTTTGCTCTACCTGGAAGAAAACCCGCACTGATGGCAATGGTTAAAACAAATTTTCACTTGTTAGGAGTGCGATCGCAAGTATTTCGTCCAATTCTCAGTCAACTCGCCACCATTACCGCACCAACTTTAGTGATTTGGGGTAAACAAGACAGAATTATACCAGTAGCTCATGCCTATATTGCAGCCAAAACTATACCAAACGCCCGTCTTCACATTTTCGATCGCTGCGGACACCATCCTCATTTAGAATCTCCAGAGAAGTTCAATAATTTAGTGTTGGAGTTTTTGGCATTTCCTTCAAGACAGTAA
- a CDS encoding DNA-3-methyladenine glycosylase 2 family protein, with the protein MDYSVAIAALTKSDPILATLIQRVGACRLDRVQQTGDLFFSLSKAIIHQQLSTKSATAIHQRFLKISPAQPPSALDILNTPDEVLRGVGISRPKIIYLKDLAAKAINGLPTIAELELMDGETIIQTLTQVKGIGRWTVQMLLIFRLHRWDVLPIDDLGIRAGVRKVYNLAELPHRKTVEQMGQLWKPYCTIASWYLWRSLEQGVGSRESGVGKESSVVTSNQ; encoded by the coding sequence ATGGATTATTCAGTTGCGATCGCGGCACTTACAAAATCCGATCCTATCCTTGCTACCCTAATTCAAAGAGTTGGTGCTTGTCGCCTCGATCGAGTCCAGCAAACGGGAGATTTATTTTTCTCCCTCTCCAAAGCCATTATCCATCAACAACTTTCAACTAAATCTGCAACTGCGATTCATCAGCGGTTTTTGAAGATTTCTCCCGCGCAACCTCCCTCAGCCTTAGATATCCTCAACACTCCAGATGAAGTTTTGCGGGGAGTGGGTATTTCTCGTCCCAAAATTATTTATCTGAAAGATTTAGCAGCAAAGGCGATAAATGGATTACCTACCATCGCTGAGTTGGAATTAATGGACGGTGAAACAATTATTCAAACTCTTACCCAAGTCAAAGGAATTGGACGTTGGACGGTGCAGATGTTATTAATTTTTCGATTGCATCGCTGGGACGTTTTACCCATAGATGACTTAGGTATTCGAGCTGGCGTACGAAAAGTATACAATTTGGCAGAGCTACCTCATCGCAAAACTGTAGAACAAATGGGTCAGCTATGGAAACCTTATTGTACGATCGCATCCTGGTATCTTTGGCGCAGTCTGGAACAGGGAGTCGGGAGTCGGGAGTCGGGAGTCGGGAAAGAAAGCAGCGTAGTCACCAGCAATCAATGA
- the proS gene encoding proline--tRNA ligase, whose translation MAEKADALKITRRDEDYSRWYLDIVDRAKLAEDSGIRGCMIIRPEGFAIWEKMQQTLDGMFKDTGHTNAYFPVFIPVSYFSKEAEHVSGFAKECAVVTHHRLQLTESGEITVDPDAELSEPLVVRPTSETIIWSAYRNWIQSYRDLPILLNQWANICRWELRTRPFLRTTEFLWQEGHTAHATADEAEAEARQMLEIYKTFVEQYLAIPVFAGRKTENEKFPGAVHTYTIETMTQDKRAIQVGTSHNLGTTFSKAFDVKYLSAEGTQEYPFATSWGITTRMIGTLIMVHSDDRGFVCPPRIAPLQVIGVPIYRKDAEKEQVLARFTELQEQFKATKAFSFKVDTRDNLSPGFKFNDWELKGIPLRLEMGPRDLANGTAVLVRRDTGEKISVAQSDLESQIKTLLEDIQVSLFKRAQEFQQQNLHFVETYAEFQQQIEEKAGFYVAYFDGNSDDEEKIKEETKATGRCIPFDLQQGTGKCFYTGRQTDRRVIFARAY comes from the coding sequence ATGGCAGAGAAAGCTGATGCACTCAAAATCACCAGACGCGATGAAGACTACTCCCGCTGGTATCTAGACATTGTAGACAGAGCTAAGCTAGCCGAAGACTCTGGGATTCGCGGTTGCATGATTATTCGACCGGAAGGATTTGCGATTTGGGAGAAAATGCAGCAAACCCTAGACGGAATGTTTAAAGACACCGGACACACGAATGCTTACTTTCCGGTATTTATTCCCGTCAGCTACTTCTCTAAAGAAGCCGAACACGTTTCTGGCTTTGCCAAAGAATGCGCAGTCGTCACCCACCATCGGCTACAACTCACTGAATCGGGAGAAATTACCGTCGATCCCGATGCCGAGCTATCCGAACCACTCGTCGTCAGACCAACTAGCGAAACTATCATTTGGTCAGCATATCGTAATTGGATTCAAAGCTATCGAGATTTACCAATTCTGTTGAATCAGTGGGCAAATATTTGTCGCTGGGAGTTGAGAACCAGACCTTTCTTACGCACAACAGAGTTTCTTTGGCAGGAAGGACATACAGCTCATGCAACTGCTGATGAAGCTGAAGCTGAAGCAAGGCAAATGTTAGAAATTTACAAAACTTTTGTCGAGCAGTATTTAGCTATCCCAGTATTTGCCGGACGCAAGACAGAAAATGAAAAGTTTCCCGGGGCAGTACATACTTATACAATCGAAACAATGACGCAAGATAAACGCGCCATTCAAGTCGGTACGAGCCACAATTTAGGAACGACTTTTTCTAAAGCCTTTGACGTGAAATATTTATCTGCCGAAGGGACGCAAGAGTATCCATTTGCGACGAGTTGGGGCATTACGACCAGAATGATCGGTACTCTCATTATGGTTCACTCCGACGATCGCGGTTTTGTTTGTCCGCCGCGTATTGCTCCTTTACAGGTCATTGGCGTACCGATTTATCGTAAAGATGCGGAAAAAGAGCAAGTATTAGCTCGATTTACCGAACTACAAGAGCAGTTTAAAGCAACGAAAGCATTCTCATTTAAAGTCGATACGCGAGATAATTTAAGCCCTGGTTTCAAGTTTAACGATTGGGAATTGAAAGGAATTCCTTTGCGTTTAGAAATGGGTCCAAGAGACTTAGCAAATGGTACTGCCGTGTTAGTTCGTCGCGATACTGGCGAGAAAATCAGTGTGGCTCAAAGTGACTTGGAATCCCAAATTAAAACTTTATTAGAGGATATCCAAGTTAGCTTATTCAAACGGGCGCAAGAATTTCAGCAACAAAATTTACACTTCGTAGAAACCTACGCTGAATTTCAGCAACAGATCGAAGAAAAAGCAGGTTTTTACGTTGCTTACTTTGACGGTAATTCTGACGACGAAGAGAAAATCAAAGAAGAAACCAAAGCAACCGGACGCTGCATTCCTTTCGACTTACAACAAGGCACGGGGAAATGTTTTTATACGGGTAGGCAAACAGATCGACGAGTTATTTTTGCTAGAGCTTATTAG